From a single Metopolophium dirhodum isolate CAU chromosome 6, ASM1992520v1, whole genome shotgun sequence genomic region:
- the LOC132947899 gene encoding uncharacterized protein LOC132947899 has translation MDTSDDVNILKILFEEEDDDDVLLLYLSEEKRKGHDQLFTKRSTEGYYEILINGHLKNNEIKFREFFRINRNQFDFILNLIRDDLALNPTFFIRKPITPEEKLAVTLRYLASGETYRSLSFAFRISHSYISIIIKNTLKSMKMHLLPICIPNPSKLNMKDKANEFWTRWNFPNCIGAIDGKHIRMKCPKNTGSLYFNYKEYFSLVLLALVDANCKFLVIDVGSYGKEGDSGIFGKSKMGQQIYSGDFNFPEDEKLPGTDNSTPFVIVGDEAFRLHKNIMKPFSRSSARQDRAKTIFNYRLSRCRRVTENAFGLLAQVFRVFNTAIAIDVEVCDDLIIVACCLHNLLRDAFLEKSNKIYYEYDEGQTFEMGSLRSGGGFASADGFDVREKFKQFFIHEGTVPWQNQQISRTSSTNTAFINNQI, from the exons atggatACATCTGACGacgtaaatatattgaaaattctcTTTGAAGAAGAAGATGATGATGACGTTTTGCTCTTGTATTTGTCAGAAGAAAAAAGAAAAGGCCATGATCAATTATTTACAAAGAGAAGTACGGAAGGTTATTATGAAATACTAATCAAcggtcatttaaaaaataatgaaatcaaaTTTCGAgaattttttagaataaatcGTAATcagtttgattttattttaaatttaataagagaCGACCTAGCCTTAAATCCGACTTTTTTTATAAGGAAACCAATAACACCAGAGGAAAAATTGGCAGTTACATTAAG atatttagctTCTGGAGAAACGTACCGTTCGCTGTCTTTTGCTTTTCGCATATCACACagctatattagtattattataaaaaatacattaaaatctaTGAAAATGCATCTGTTACcaatttgtatacctaatccaagtaaattaaatatgaaagaTAAGGCTAATGAATTTTGGACAAGATGGAATTTTCCAAATTGCATAGGCGCTATCGACGGTAAACACATTCGAATGAAGTGCCCAAAAAATACCGGTTCATTGTATTTTAACTACAAAGAATATTTTTCTCTAGTCTTATTGGCCCTAGTTGAtgcaaattgtaaatttttagtaATTGATGTTGGGTCCTATGGTAAAGAAGGAGACAGTGGCATATTTGGAAAATCAAAAATGGGACAACAAATTTATTCTGgagattttaatttcccagAAGATGAAAAACTACCAGGCACTGATAATTCGACACCATTTGTAATTGTTGGTGATGAAGCATTCAgactacataaaaatattatgaaacccTTTTCTAGATCTTCAGCTAGACAAGATAGagctaaaactatttttaattataggctGAGTCGTTGTCGAAGAGTGACAGAAAATGCATTTGGATTACTAGCACAAGTTTTTCGAGTATTTAATACTGCAATAGCAATTGATGTCGAAGTATGTGacgatttaataattgttgcaTGCTGTTTGCACAATTTATTGAGAGAtgcatttttagaaaaaagtaataaaatttaCTACGAATATGATGAAGGGCAAACTTTTGAGATGGGTAGTTTAAGAAGTGGAGGTGGCTTTGCAAGTGCAGATGGTTTTGATGTGAGGGaaaagtttaaacaattttttattcacgAAGGAACTGTCCCATGGCAAAATCAACAAATTTCTAGAACATCATCAACCAATACTGCTTTTATCaacaatcaaatttaa
- the LOC132947900 gene encoding transcription factor Adf-1-like: MSALMTKFSKVEDEALVECVAKNPPIYNPQNKDYKDLNIRDAIWKNISETVGRSNDDCRRRYKNIKDAYLKNKRTRKMTTGSSASSKPSKWYLAPFLTFLDTVPQERITTSNMYDTDANENSGSDLSDEEVNITEEVPLSPQTQCDQSISPSMSRSRKMNKRKNLNITELLEKRSKERTQLMTQICSKKNTVDDDDVDHFFKSLAISVKKLPPHLIAQAKLKMLTVLTDLQFHDPGNRYTTPISNRVLITPSQSTTSSTHSLENHYTPYNNYSPPSISSPSYTNTQQQFGSSNILTPFDSVANMNNEWNTNSQ; this comes from the exons ATGAGTGCTCTAATGACCAAATTTAGCAAAGTAGAAGATGAAGCTCTGGTTGAATGTGTTGCTAAAAATCCGCCAATTTATAATCCTCAAAACAAGGATTacaaagatttaaatattagagATGCCATTTGGAAGAATATTAGTGAAACCGTTGGACGTAGta atGATGACTGCAGGAGAAGGTATAAGAACATAAAAGATgcttacttaaaaaataaacggACAAGAAAAATGACAACAGGATCAAGTGCGTCTTCAAAACCATCAAAATGGTATTTAGCaccatttttaacatttttggatACGGTACCACAAGAAAGAAT tacTACATCTAATATGTATGATACTGATGCAAATGAAAATTCCGGTTCAGATTTAAGTGATGAAGAAGTAAATATTACAGAAGAGGTACCGTTATCACCACAAACTCAATGTGATCAATCAATATCACCATCGATGTCCAGGTCACGAAAAATGAACaagagaaaaaatttaaacattactGAACTTTTAGAAAAAAGGTCAAAAGAAAGAACACAGCTCATGACACaaatatgttcaaaaaaaaatacagtagaCGATGATGATGTGGACCATTTCTTTAAAAGCTTAGCCATATCTGTGAAAAAACTGCCACCACATTTAATTGCACAAgccaaattgaaaatgttaactGTATTAACCGATTTACAATTTCATGATCCAGGTAATCGTTACACTACGCCTATATCCAATAGAGTATTAATAACACCAAGCCAGTCAACTACTAGTTCCACACATTCATTGGAAAACCACTATActccatataataattatagtccgCCTTCAATAAGTTCACCATCATATACAAATACTCAACAACAGTTTGGATCTTCAAATATATTAACGCCTTTCGATTCAGTAGcaaatatgaataatgaatgGAACACAAATTCAcagtaa
- the LOC132947891 gene encoding ring canal kelch homolog isoform X2 — translation MQNNKRQKIESRVSEKNAKYEYEKSSHSETYEVLQTLRKDEIFCDIKLETDDNKIIIAHKVVLASASPYFYAMFTKFSERNHDVVVMREIDSTALQILVNFIYSGKIVVTEDNVQVLLPSANLLQLQEVKEACCDFLKSQLCPTNCIGINAIADKYSCTKLLTNSELYIQQHFSEVVSGDEFLSLSSEQVLKLISSDTIIVPSEEKVFESVIRWVKYDSGSRKCILPQLMEHVRLPLTSKDYILKKVVEEPLIRNCLKYYVSEALQFHTLKSEELNIQQNIRNKPRNGDKVLLAIGGIDIDLRNRTKWYDPKTYQWNYGPEMITSRQRACAVVVKDNLVFAVGGFDDNDEPVRTVEVLDLSSESLCWKTSVEMLVERDGLGVGVINNFIYAVGGYNYSNDALDNAEMFDNNTQEWRMISSMSFRRAYHGVGVLNNLLYAVGGSDESQQALNTVECYHPSLDTWTPVAKMSVGREGVGVGVLDGALYAVGGKDGSKTLSSVEVYRPTTGVWTTIADMHNPRKRAGVVASNGLLYVIGGVDDTFFVHSIECYSPETNSWTIGAASKNFVYTSAGVVAINRFRHFNTY, via the exons atgcaaaataataaaagacaaaaaataGAATCCAGAGTATctgaaaaaaatgcaaaatacgAGTATGAAAAATCGTCTCACTCAGAGACATATGAAGTGTTACAAACATTACGCAA agatgagatattttgtgatattaaaCTAGAAACAGacgataacaaaataataattgcacatAAAGTGGTTTTAGCATCAGCTAGTCCATATTTCTATGCCATGTTCACAAAATTTTCAGAACGGAATCATGATGTTGTTGTAATGAGAGAAATAGATTCAACCGCTTTACAAATATTGGTAAACTTTATTTATTCGGGAAAAATCGTGGTCACTGAAGATAACGTTCAg GTTTTGTTACCATCTGCAAATCTCTTGCAGTTACAAGAAGTAAAAGAGGCatgttgtgattttttaaagtCACAACTCTGCCCTACAAACTGCATTGGTATAAACGCAATAGCTGATAAATATAGctgtacaaaattattaacaaattcagAATTATATATTCAACAACACTTTTC AGAAGTTGTTAGTGGTGACGAATTCCTATCTTTATCATCGGAACAAGTGCTTAAATTAATCTCCAGTGATACAATTATAGTTCCATCTGAAGAAAAA gtatttgaaagtgttattcgttgggtaaaaTATGATTCAGGTtcaagaaaatgtattttaccccAATTAATGGAACACGTTCGTTTACCATTAACATCGAAggattacatattaaaaaaagtagttGAGGAACCTCTTATTagaaattgtttaaaat ATTACGTAAGTGAGGCATTACAATTCCATACACTCAAGTCAGAAGAGCTTAATATTCAACAAAACATCCGGAATAAACCTAGAAATGGGGATAAA gtTTTATTAGCTATTGGTGGAATTGATATTGATTTGAGAAATCGTACAAAATGGTATGACCCAAAAACGTACCAATGGAATTATGGTCCAGAAATGATTACAAGTCGTCAGAGAGCTTGTGCAGTAGTAGTGAAAGATAATTTAGTGTTTGCTGTGGGTGGTTTTGATGACAATGATGAACCAGTTCGGACTGTCGAAGTGCTTGACTTATCTTCAGAATCACTCTGTTGGAAAACAAGTGTTGAGATGTTAGTTGAAAGAGATGGTTTAGGAGTTGGTGTTATTAATAACTTCATATATGCC gtCGGCggatataattatagtaatgatGCATTAGATAATGCAGAAATGTTTGACAACAATACCCAAGAATGGCGTATGATATCTAGTATGTCTTTTAGAAGGGCCTACCATGGGGTCGGAGTCCTGAATAATCTTTTATATGcg gtAGGAGGAAGTGATGAATCACAACAGGCTTTAAACACTGTTGAATGTTATCATCCTAGTCTTGATACATGGACACCAGTCGCAAAAATGTCTGTAGGCCGTGAAGGTGTTGGAGTAGGTGTTTTAGACGGTGCACTGTATGCTGTGGGTGGTAAAGATGGATCCAAAACTCTGAGTAGTGTTGAAGTATACAGACCAACTACAGGAGTTTGGACTACTATTGCGGACATGCATAATCCTCGAAAACGTGCAG GGGTAGTTGCATCAAACGGTTTATTGTATGTCATCGGTGGAGTTGACGACACTTTTTTTGTGCATTCTATAGAATGTTACAGCCCCGAAACTAATTCCTGGACCATAGGCGCAGCGTCAAAGAATTTTGTATATACTTCAGCAGGAGTAGTAGCTATTAATAGGTTTCgacattttaatacttattag
- the LOC132947891 gene encoding ring canal kelch homolog isoform X1, with the protein MQNNKRQKIESRVSEKNAKYEYEKSSHSETYEVLQTLRKDEIFCDIKLETDDNKIIIAHKVVLASASPYFYAMFTKFSERNHDVVVMREIDSTALQILVNFIYSGKIVVTEDNVQVLLPSANLLQLQEVKEACCDFLKSQLCPTNCIGINAIADKYSCTKLLTNSELYIQQHFSEVVSGDEFLSLSSEQVLKLISSDTIIVPSEEKVFESVIRWVKYDSGSRKCILPQLMEHVRLPLTSKDYILKKVVEEPLIRNCLKCTDYVSEALQFHTLKSEELNIQQNIRNKPRNGDKVLLAIGGIDIDLRNRTKWYDPKTYQWNYGPEMITSRQRACAVVVKDNLVFAVGGFDDNDEPVRTVEVLDLSSESLCWKTSVEMLVERDGLGVGVINNFIYAVGGYNYSNDALDNAEMFDNNTQEWRMISSMSFRRAYHGVGVLNNLLYAVGGSDESQQALNTVECYHPSLDTWTPVAKMSVGREGVGVGVLDGALYAVGGKDGSKTLSSVEVYRPTTGVWTTIADMHNPRKRAGVVASNGLLYVIGGVDDTFFVHSIECYSPETNSWTIGAASKNFVYTSAGVVAINRFRHFNTY; encoded by the exons atgcaaaataataaaagacaaaaaataGAATCCAGAGTATctgaaaaaaatgcaaaatacgAGTATGAAAAATCGTCTCACTCAGAGACATATGAAGTGTTACAAACATTACGCAA agatgagatattttgtgatattaaaCTAGAAACAGacgataacaaaataataattgcacatAAAGTGGTTTTAGCATCAGCTAGTCCATATTTCTATGCCATGTTCACAAAATTTTCAGAACGGAATCATGATGTTGTTGTAATGAGAGAAATAGATTCAACCGCTTTACAAATATTGGTAAACTTTATTTATTCGGGAAAAATCGTGGTCACTGAAGATAACGTTCAg GTTTTGTTACCATCTGCAAATCTCTTGCAGTTACAAGAAGTAAAAGAGGCatgttgtgattttttaaagtCACAACTCTGCCCTACAAACTGCATTGGTATAAACGCAATAGCTGATAAATATAGctgtacaaaattattaacaaattcagAATTATATATTCAACAACACTTTTC AGAAGTTGTTAGTGGTGACGAATTCCTATCTTTATCATCGGAACAAGTGCTTAAATTAATCTCCAGTGATACAATTATAGTTCCATCTGAAGAAAAA gtatttgaaagtgttattcgttgggtaaaaTATGATTCAGGTtcaagaaaatgtattttaccccAATTAATGGAACACGTTCGTTTACCATTAACATCGAAggattacatattaaaaaaagtagttGAGGAACCTCTTATTagaaattgtttaaaat gtaCAGATTACGTAAGTGAGGCATTACAATTCCATACACTCAAGTCAGAAGAGCTTAATATTCAACAAAACATCCGGAATAAACCTAGAAATGGGGATAAA gtTTTATTAGCTATTGGTGGAATTGATATTGATTTGAGAAATCGTACAAAATGGTATGACCCAAAAACGTACCAATGGAATTATGGTCCAGAAATGATTACAAGTCGTCAGAGAGCTTGTGCAGTAGTAGTGAAAGATAATTTAGTGTTTGCTGTGGGTGGTTTTGATGACAATGATGAACCAGTTCGGACTGTCGAAGTGCTTGACTTATCTTCAGAATCACTCTGTTGGAAAACAAGTGTTGAGATGTTAGTTGAAAGAGATGGTTTAGGAGTTGGTGTTATTAATAACTTCATATATGCC gtCGGCggatataattatagtaatgatGCATTAGATAATGCAGAAATGTTTGACAACAATACCCAAGAATGGCGTATGATATCTAGTATGTCTTTTAGAAGGGCCTACCATGGGGTCGGAGTCCTGAATAATCTTTTATATGcg gtAGGAGGAAGTGATGAATCACAACAGGCTTTAAACACTGTTGAATGTTATCATCCTAGTCTTGATACATGGACACCAGTCGCAAAAATGTCTGTAGGCCGTGAAGGTGTTGGAGTAGGTGTTTTAGACGGTGCACTGTATGCTGTGGGTGGTAAAGATGGATCCAAAACTCTGAGTAGTGTTGAAGTATACAGACCAACTACAGGAGTTTGGACTACTATTGCGGACATGCATAATCCTCGAAAACGTGCAG GGGTAGTTGCATCAAACGGTTTATTGTATGTCATCGGTGGAGTTGACGACACTTTTTTTGTGCATTCTATAGAATGTTACAGCCCCGAAACTAATTCCTGGACCATAGGCGCAGCGTCAAAGAATTTTGTATATACTTCAGCAGGAGTAGTAGCTATTAATAGGTTTCgacattttaatacttattag